The window CAAACTACAGAGCATGGGTAGACAGACTTGGAGCATCGCTTTAGTGGTGCTTTACTTGAGGAAAAGACTCTCAAacttcatgtgtgtgtgtagcaTAACTCACTGTGGATTTAGAAGTCTGAAAGAGTTCACTTGCAGTCTGCAAAGAGATGCAACATTGTTTCAGACTTTGAGGTTTTTAGAACAGTTGTTCTTTactatttgttttacctttgTGCAAAGCTGTTGTAAAGCTCATCTGCATATGTGTACATATAGAAATAGCTTTAATGGAAGTTTACGCTTTAGCCCAGGCTTTTTAGGATTTGTAGGAACTCAGGagaactcttttcttttttataacatACCATCTCTCAACTGCCATACATCTTTATTACATTTCAGTTCAAATTTGCTGAATAAAATATTCCCTGTTCCTTATAGGTATCTGCACTGCATCAACCCCTTTTGTGCTTCTGGGGGATGTTCTGGATTGCCTGCCTTTGGATCAGTGTGACAAAATTTTCACTTTTGTGGAGAAAAATGTTGCTACATGGAAATCGGTGGGTACTTTTCCAAAATGTGATGTAGTTGTCCCAAAGCTTCTGTCTACCTGAACCATTTTTACAAACAGATTTTAACTGTCTTTGTATCTGTTTGTGTTAAAATAGTAGCACTGAGCACATTTTGTTTTGAGGCTTAAAAATATCGGGGCAGCAGAGGtcagaaaattaataataaaagcaattataattttgatattttatttctaactcATTTCTCTACAGTGTTTGTCACATTTAGAAACCAGAAATTTAACTTCTCATGCACAATTTGTATGAGTAGTTTCTCTCTTGACTGATTATTCAGCTTCTTCCTCAGAGCTGCAGGAGATTCCTCCATCTCCAATTGGCAGGGAAAGAAGTCGTCTTGGTCACTTCCTTAATGAGCTTTCCATTGCAGGACTATAGCAATTGTGAATATGTTGccctaaaatatttctgctcttgACGAATAGTCGGTGTTTTGAGGCCTGTGTGAGGGTTTTACGATCTTGGCTGTGCCATGGTGCTGTAGCAGAAGAGCTGCTGTAACAGGCTGCTGAGCTTCTTGTGCTGCAGGCGCTGTTAATTAAAGAGGGAACGCAGGGTCTCGGGCAGAAGTCCTAACCTGCCGGCATTTTATTCCAAGATCATAAGAAATCTTGCATCTCAGTGTCCTTGGTTTGCTCTTTGGCAGTACTTCCAGGAACATAAGTGTCAGCAAATCTGTAGGTAACACCTGAAAAGCATTccagtttctctgtgttttcctaACCTGGATGTCCTGACCAGGACTGCCTCCCATAGGCATTCATTCAGGCTGTTCCATTTCAGATAACATTGTTTCCCCCGATATATTCACAAACTGTTCTTTATCATTAGTTCAAGTGTAtcaatttctttctcctgcGGCCAGATTACTAGTACTGTGAATGCTCTAAATCTTTTGTGTATTGCTCTTTGCTTATGTGTATAAATAATGCATGGAATAATAAATGCAATAAGTATAAAAATTAGTGtgttccaggaaaaaaagttgatgCTTCTCTTACAGTTCATTGTGACACGTGGTTTTTCTGTATGGAGGCTGAAGTTAAATGCTGTGTTTTACGCTTTCTTGGGATTTGTGGGACTGCTTGTTTTATGTTGCCTTTTGTGAAACCTGCCTCTTATTTAAGGGAAGACTCAAATTTGGAGTTAACAGTAGGAATGACTCATACTTACTCATGGCTTGTGATTGAATTAAAATCTGCTCAAGAAGGTTTTGTGATCTCTTAATGATCTAAATACCTCTACTCCATTTCAGAATACATTTTACTCTGcagggaaaaattatttgctacGAATGTGCAATGGTGAGTTGTAGTTTTtcaggggggtggtggggaatTAAAAAACTCCCTGTctcaggaaatgaaaatgagtttAATAATTTGATTTGCATTCCAGTATGTTCAATAAGTAATAAAAGGCAGATAGCAGATATTCATGAGTCTTGCtgattaatgtaaaagttcttctGACATTAGGGAAGTCTCTTCATCAGTGAAGGTTGTTATAGAAGAACATCTGAGAAGTATTTATTCCTCAGCAATGACAAGGTCCATATCAGAGGCAGTATTTGAGCAGGATTTGTTTGAActtattttttgttgctgttgaagGTGTTAGGAGAATTAGTAgaatgcatttggaaaaaaatatggctgATCAGAGGAAGTTACTAGCATTTAAATTTACAAATCTTAGCGTCCTTTCATTAGCTATGTAGGTCATGTAATTAGGAAGTCTTGAATTACAGTGCGTGAGAAATTGAACGAGGGATAAATACtaattttctttacttcttaCAATATTTAGACCTCTTAAGAAGATTATCTAAGTCACAAAACACAGTCTTCTGTGGAAGAATTCAGCTGTTCTTGGCTAGGTTATTTCCACTTTCAGAAAAGTCAGGTGAGGTTTTTTCAATTTCATCACACTTAACATCTGACAAAGACTATATGCTGAATCTTTCAAGTTTATGATGGTTGCAGACCAAATCCAGTTGGAGAAAATCACTTTGCACTTGTATCTTAGTTCACGCCTCTACCCTTCATATTGTGACTTTCATTTGTTATGATTTCAAACACAAGTTTTGAATGCTGTTTCTGAGAATTTAATATCAGCATCTCGTAAACAACTAACTGAATGAACAGACTTATGACCTTCACAGCTTCTAAGACTGaccctttgtttttcacaggaCTTAACTTGCAGAGTCAGTTTAACCTGGAAAATGTCACTGTTTTCAATACCAATGAACATGAAAGCACTCTAGGACAGAAGGTGAAAATTCCTATGTCCTTTTTCACTCATTCTGCAGTAATTGTGTAAGATGGTTTGTACAAAAATGTGCTACTGTGCTTAATATACGGAACTGTATGTTCATAATTTGGTTGTCCCTCTTCCAGACCAAGCTGCTGATTATGGAAATAGGCTTGTTACCTGGTACATCAAACTGTGCAGACTTTGAGGGGAAAGAAGTTAATTTGATTGTGAGGGATAAGCGCTGTCACTTACTGTACTTAAGTTTTCCCCACCGTGTACGGAGGACAGAGCTGTCCCTTCAGCTTTTTTGCAAGAGAAGTCAGGCTACCATTGCAAAGTGTGGGAAGACAGGAATTTGTTGCACATTTTACTGGAATAATACTTTAGAGATCTTTTTGAATTACCAGCTTAAGCTTTCTGGTCTAAAGTGTAATAGAATGTTTAAAGAACACTGTGATAAACTGTGTGCAAATTATAGTGGCATTTGTataagttttaaattattttttcctattagcacactgaggagagagaagaaggaatGGATGTAGAAGAAGGTGAAATGGGAGATGATGAAGCACCAACAAGTTGGTGAGCTTACAGCAGTTGTAAAAgttgaaaaaaagctttataaagTGAAAGTAAAGAGCTGTTTGGGAAATATCCTTAAATGTTGTACTTGGAATTCTACTTATGTCCTGCCCTCTCAAGATTAGATACAACCTAGCAGTGTCTTAGTCTGTTTAAGTGGAGTTgactggaagagaaagaaatctagAGATTATTTGAAAAAGGTGCATACCCTGGCTGAGAACCACTGCTGATCTCTCTTTTTTGACAATTTTCCCAATTATCTCGACAAAACTTGTGCTAAGATGTATTCAGGGATTCTGAGTACATGCTGTATGTGCTTTTAGGGGAAAAGGCTGTGCTCTTCATTCCCCAGATAGTGGAAAAACTCCTAAGATccctttttcttactgtttttgCTTTGATGGTGAGAAAGTAAGAATAGACTGGATGGAAAACTCTTTTAGGCACAAATTTTGAGTTACAGATTTCTATGTAAGGGCTCACTGTTGACTCATTATTTCACTTAGAAAATGAATTATATTTTCTGGGATTGCACATTGCTGAGTGGACTCGAATTTAATATAACACTTTCAATattgatgtttgttttttttttttttcttttccccagttcCATTCCAATAGATTATAACCTGTATAGAAAATTCTGGTCACTTCAAGATTATTTTAGAAATCCTGTACAGTGCTATGAGAAGGTCTCATGGAAAACTTTTCTTAAGGTAATCAGAGTTCATGCTTTCAACCATTCAGCCTAAGTAAAAATCACAGTTGACACGAGTAGGAGAGTGACTGTGTAAGCATAAAGCAGTTCAAACACTAATGcaattgaaaaataatagtGCATGAGGAAatgcattttgctgttttctgaagtgGGCCTTTGACGGTAAACAGATGTACAGTAAATCCCCTAATAAAACTTGTGTAAGTCAATAACAGAAAGACTTCATATGTTGCAACAATGTCAGAAGTACCTTTTTTGTGATTTATCAGCTGCAAAAAGCAGAActtgtgggtttgggttttttttttcacccgGGAAGATAAATAGTTCTACCTAGTCCTAGATCTTACTTTTGAATAGTCATATTGATCCCAGTGGGATCCTAAAGATGATAGGTTTCTGACGAAGCAAATCTCTTTATAGAAGCAATGACTTGAACGTCTCCTTCAGCcagctttttaattttgcttagtATGAATTTGAGGGTGATTTATTGCTAAGCTACTGTTTCTTCACAATTTGCCACTGAGTGTTTATTTAATAGCAAgaagcctgttttttttaatgttcattcTCTATGTTCTGGTAATAAGAGGTAACATCTGCTCAGACATTCTAATATAAATCTAGTTGATGAGGTCTACATtctcagctttcaaaaaaaaatccacaaaaaaaccccacgtgTGGTTCAGAGAAACTTCACAAGGCCATGCTTAAGTCTTTCTGAtgaattttttagttttttgttgCAGCTTTAAGGCTCTGAATTGATTTTAAGAGCAGCACTGCAAATTTAACTCTCGCTTATGTACCTTTCTTTGTATATATTCTGAACAACTTAAATTGAGTTTGAATATAGCACTATCATCGTGCGGACCCTTTTTCTTCATAACGTCTAAACAACAAAGTGATTGTGCACTGTTCACAACCcataacattatttttcttagcatattttaaatactcCAGATTATTAGATGTTCTGAAATGATAAATCATTTCAGTGTAGTGTTCAGAGAAGCCCTACATATTAGTGGCAAATGGGTTGTTTCAACTGGCTGATAGCAAgtttacaaattattttgcttgcttGTCATTAAGTCTAGTGTAGTTCTCTAACTACAGagtttttgtattattttcatgTGGTAAATAACTGTTTTACAGTACTCAGAAGAAGTTTTGGCTGTTTTCAAAAGTTACAAATTGGATGACACTCAAGCTTCCCGAAAAAAGTTGGAAGAACTAAAAACAGGAGGAGAACATGTATATTTTGCAAAGTTCCTAACTAGTGAAAAGGTACGTGATTTCTTTTCTGAGTCACAGActagttgaggttggaaggaacctgcGTCTAGTTCAACCTCCCTGATCAAAGCTCTCGGCTAGAGCAGGTTGATCAGCGCtatgtccagttgggttttggaTGTCTTCACAGATAGAGACTCCACAGTTTCTCTGGGTATCCCGCTACATTGTTTGATTGCTTTAGATAGATAGATTTATTCTattcttttttactttattctttctttgtggATTGCCTCTGTTAATTGGTGATTCAGGGACTtcaatttctgaaataagagTCTGCAGTAAAGCTGACATTTATTGAATTCGATTTGTATTGTTACATATAGAAACGGAAGTtagagtaaatattttaagatctgttgcttttttaagGTCTTtagaattacattttcaaaatttggcTGATGATGTGCTAACTGTATTTTCTGCCTCATAATAGTCTtatttaaaattgctttgaaaaagatCTTGAGagtttttaattctgttaatATTAAGTCAAAAATACAACACTCTGTTGAACTGAATCCTAAAATTGTTGTCTTCATTTTAGAATAATATGTAACTTTAACTTTTAAATGCATGCATTAGCAGATGACAGAAAGCAAGTCTAAGTCCAGTATGAGTTTCCTCTTTCTGGGCTAGAAGAGTAGGTAAATTCTTCATAAGCCTTTGACTTGTGTAttgacaattttaaaataacgtCGTATAGAAGATATAGAACCGGTTGCTTAATTAACACAGTCAAaggcctttttctttaaagaatctTCAAATGTTCCCTTTCTATGATCTATCATGCTGCAGCACATAGAGTAGAAACCAAGAGGTGTATCACTGTGCAGTGTTGATGAGAGTCAACACTTCTGTGGTAGCCGAATCCTTATGTTGTAGCCGGTAGTTCGCAGGAAAAGGGAGCAAGCTGTCCTGCagttactgaaatatttgaatatttgtttttccaaattctTGTTGACTTCAAAGTGAATGTTGTTAAATCCAGCGGTATAAAACTAGTTAAACAAATATCTAGGGATGCTTTTACAAGCAGTTccttgtacttttaaaaaattgatttcattagaaatttttatattctttcctAAATTGTGCTAGATGACAGTTTACCCATCTTAGTGCCTTATGAAGCACAGTCCTGAAAGTACAGGTGATATTGAATAGAGTTTCTGTAATGACTTGCcattattttcttgtaaaaatagTCTCCGTGGAGACTACCTGAAAAcatttgttggattttttcaCATCTGCATGTTTAGTCTCTTTAATGTgtaattcttttttgttgttgttctttagCTGATGGATTTACAGCTGAGTGACAGTAACTTTCGCCGTCACATCTTGTTGCAGTACCTAATACTATTTCAGTATCTAAAGGGAcaagtaaaatttaaaaggtaatgtgggaatattttatgttttgggAATGGGAAGCTAAGAACTTGGAGATAAAccaaaattgttttaaaagagtTTATGACTCTTTGTTCTAAGGTTCTTCTGAAACTTGCAGAGCCTTGGATTGGTAAAGACAGGACGTGGCTGAAGTTATTttacagcaggaaaacggaGGTCTCATTCTTggctttctctgcttctctctgcgTGATTCGTTGCCCTCCCTTGCAGAGGCTCTGCTGTTCACTAGACTCACTCAAATTTGTGCAGTTTACTaaaccagcaaaaaaacaaTCTGCTCATCTTTGCAGAGTTAGTTTTCTGCCAAACTGGTGAGTTGAGTGAGGTCTCAGAGAACTAGAGGCCACTTAAGCTGGCTTAAGGTGAGTGCCAGCCATGAGAGGGAAGCAGTTTCTCTTTCGCAGCTGCAAGTTGTTAGACCAACACAAGGCACTTCTATGTGGCATCATTTTGAATCTATATTGACTCTGCGATGCAGCATTGGTTGTTGATTTGTTTCTTCCTAGTGTGCTACAGAACTCTGTctaaaatgcaagaaataacAATGGTGATTATTGCTTTTACAAACTAATGGAACAGAATAAACCCCTATCTTTTCCTAGTCTCTAGTGTTATACTGAAGAAAATCCTACCTCTCTGTTCATTTCCTGTGCCCTTGACCATATGTGCACATAATGATTAACGTTTAAGGCAGCTGCCTTTCACCTGCAATATACTGCTTTTTATAAACATATCTCAAAGAACTTTGCAAACTAGATTAGGATGATTGTCCTCATTCTATAGATCATTTACCAAGGCGGTCTGGTGGCAGAGAAGGAATAGAATTCAAGTCTTCTGAATCAAAGTTCAGTCCTGTAGAGAAGATAGTCAGTAATTTCAATGGCAGTTCATTAGTGTTCATTAAAAGCACTCATTTATCAATGGTCAAGGATGGTATGACATATAAATGGTGTAGTATGACACTTGGTGGagtttttgcaaaataataCTAATTATTCCCTTCCTTAAAAAAGATGAGCTTTTTTTATATCCTGTTAACTGAGAGAAGCTAGTTCTAAAAGGCTTTCTCGTGTTAGTGACTTAGCCACGATCATGTTTCTGTTTGCTACTTAAGGTACCTACTGCTTCATAAAAAGCTGGTTGGTGTTATATTGCTTTTGAACACTGTAAATGGAATGTTAATGGTTATGCTTCAAGTGGATTCTTCTTGAaccagtgaaaaacaaagatgacattctcatctgatttttaatatgtttaaaaaaagttctggTCTGTGCTTGGGAGAGAAGCAAGTCATGTtggatttatttctgtgttcttttcacttctgcttACTGATTGCATTATAATTCTAGATGGACCGAGCAACTTGTTTAATGACTTCAGGTTGTGCTATATAGAATTCATGTTTTGAGGTATTCAAGATCTGTGTTCTGTATACAGCTGGTAGATTAATTGTTTCTTTTACTATGGTTTGTCTACCGTAGTGCTTTAGCTGGAGTtaggagaggggtttttttttttgaagtaagtCTTTTTCATTGTGCCCACTTGCTGTGCTTTGACTCCAACATCAAGGTGTGATCTTGAATCACGCAAATGGACTTCCTATTGGATGAAGCTAAACCTTGAAAGCATATTCCACACACGCATCTAATTAACTCCAAAAACTAATAAGTGGTCAGTCCATGGGACCACACCAGAGCACATTCAAAGTACTTTCTTCAGGTGCCTTCTAACACCCCTGTGACGGAGTATAAGTAACTGTCCTCAGCACTATTTTAATGTGTAGTAAACTCttcaaataatagaaaaaaaaaaggtgagctGATTTAATGACacttttttgttggtttttttttgtttttctctcaatTGCAGTTCAAACTATGTTCTAACAGATGAACAGTCTCTTTGGATTGAAGATACTACAAAAGCGGTTTACCAGGTTGGTACAGTAGATACTTCTGTAAAAATTACATGGAAGAATATGTAGCATGTAATATTGTATCAACCACCTTTGAAGCAATAACcaccattttctttgtttttttttttttctatgtattcTGCTACAATCTTCCAATCATAGCTTCTTTCAGAAAATCCTCCAGATGGGGAAAGATTCTCGAAAATGGTAGAGGTAAGTACTTTGCCTATCTGAACAAAGTCTATATAGCACGTAAAAAAGCAGTATCAGTTTAAACTAGCTTTTGGAACACAGCTGTAATATCTGAGAGCGCTTTTATTTCATCTCAGTAAAAAAGGTCTCataacatctttttattttttagtcatatttttcccatgttttcattaatgtgcttttcctccttctcctggggagaaatggaaatgtgcatatatgtgcatgtgtacatACAGGAGACACTggttattggaaaaaaataagaaaaattttaaaaaattctttgcaGAAGGCAGTGCTGTGCCCAAAGACATGAGAGTAAGAtgcaagtgaaattaaaaaaaaaaaaaaagttgtcttgctttcctttttttcctttactttggCTGCATCTATTTTCTTAAggagaaataaagcatttccCACAATTATTGAAGAGAGGAGAGACAGTATTGTTGAATAAACTAAACCAGCTGTCTGAGATTGTACTGATGACCTTCAAAATAGTGGCTGAAATACACACACTATAACAAAGTTTCCACCTTAATTTTAATAGCTCAGTTAAAAACTTTGGGGTCAGCTCCAAAGGTGATTATGACCCTGATAATGTGCGATATTATGTTTCTCCAGCATATattaaatactgaagaaaactgGAACTCATGGAAAAATGAAGGCTGCCCAAGCTTTGTGAAAGAAAGGTAACTCTATTATGAAGTAGAAGCTTGCTGCTTGTTTGAAATGGTGGTTCAACTTCAGAATGTGTACTCATGATGTATATGAACATTAATGATTCACGCAACTTTGAGATTTTTATAGTTGAGTGTCTCTTCTGTGTGTGCAGAAGGCTCTTAGATTTCTGGCAAAAGTCTTAAGGCTTCATTATGTCAGTGAAGAGGTGACTATGAACGTGCAGGGTCTCAGGAGAGCATTCCTCACTGTCTCATGGCAACGTTTTGTTCCCTTAATACCAAGAATCCAGTGACCAAAGAGACTGGAGCAAGTTGtctcccctcctgccttcaGCACACCCTAGGTTGAAAAATTAGTCCCTGACTTTCCCAGACACCACTTTGGATCGCCTCTAATGAAGCCTTTGGCATTACAGCTTTGGTGGGGCAGCATACCTGGAGTTTTGTGTAACAGTTCTCCTCTTACGCACTTTATTTATTAGGTTTGCCACTTGGTGGTCATAACTTACCTGAAAGGAAATTATGATTTAGTGGCTTTTGACATTGTAAGGTTTCCTGTGTAATTAGTTACTAATGAGTGGCAAAACTTGAACTTTGGCTCCATATGTCTACTTGACTGTCTTGAGGTGGTCACCAAACATTCCTCTTCCATTCTTCTTCATTCTACACACAGACTGTAGCCTCTTTGTGATAAGGAGCATCTGGGTCATTATCTCTTTGCAGATTTCCTtttatggaatcacagaatcaactaggttggaagagacctctgggatcatcgagtccaacctttgacctaacaccattgtgtcagctagaccatggcactaagtgccacatccagtcttttcttaaacacctccagggatggtgattccaccacctccctgggtagcccattccaatgcctaataaccctttctgaagaaatttttcctaatgtctaacctgaacctcccctggcgcagcttgaggctatgtcctctggttctgttgctagttgccagggagaagtggccaacccccaccccgctacaacctcctttcaggtagttgtagagagcgcCACCTCTTCAtggatggagagaggagccaCCTCTTCATGACTTCAGCTGTTTgcaaaaaaaggaggggggctgtgagaagagagaaatgactgtttggggggggggaatgtaaaattattaaaaatgactTTTATAAATGTTCTGTCTCCTTTAGATCTCACCCAGAGTTTCAGCTCGGGTAGGTCTTACCCTAACCTCAGTGCTCTGCGATCTCTTTTCTCTGATCCCATGAAATCAGGTGCACCTGGGGAAAGAGAAGTTGCAATCATAGAGCAGATGATCCCAGCAGCAGGGTAGATCATACTTAGTATGTGCTGCTGGCATAAatgtgatttgtttctttttctgtatcgGGACTCTGATAGACCTTCAAATTTGTGAGTGAACTGATTTTGGTGTGTGGAAAATCGTTTTCCTTATCCTGACTTTACCTTCTCTCTCCTCGtccctcctgcctccttccATTCCTAGAATCCCAGtccttctgaatattttcattatgatTTAACTTGGCACAATCTGAAGTGAAATGACTTGATTTTGCTCTCTAAATATTACTGGTTTGATACTAAAGagcatcttttttctttagacCTGCTGATTCTAAGCCAATGAGGCCTGCGAGAAAGAGGCCAGCTCCAGAGGACTTCTTAGGAAAAggaccaaacaaaaaaatccttatggGGAAgtatgttggattttttttcattacagggTTTCTGTGTTTTGGTTGGTTAGttggtttgggggattttgtgggggtttttttgccaccAACTGTTTTTTCTAGTCGGTAATTTTCAAACTTCCTCACTTTGGAACTGCCAAGAAAGAACAGCCAAGGGATCTGTCATTCTTTTAAAACTCGCAGTAGGCTTCCTTTCCTTATAGTCATCTCTGGTAGATCTCTTTTAAATAGTCTGTAAGTTACAGGCTGAAAATCAGTGGTTTCTACTTGTTGGATCAGTTTTTATACTTTTGTTCTCTTTAAGTTTTTGCTTAAAATGCATCTATGCCATGGATTTTAAAACAACACCCACTGGTATTTTATCCCTGGAGCGAAGAATTCTTCTTGATATGTCCTCTCCAATAAAAGTGCCATATTTTGCATGATACGAAGTGCTGCATTTTTCCACTTCCTTCTTTAGGAGAAATTATAGTCTTTTCATTGTAACAGTTCGCCCAACCTAGATCTCAAAGTTTTGACCTTATCTGGAGCTTCAAGACCTTGTACTGACTCTTAGTAAAATGTcccttctgaaaaagaaagtgataaattatttcatttatcaaaacaaaatggCCTGACCTTAGCTGGTTTGGGAAGAGACTGTTACTGTTTCTGACCACAGATCAGCAAGAGATTATAATAGAAatttaatacattattttcctaatttgcAACATCAGATAAGATTTCTGTCACTTCTGGTAATTCCTAATGTGGATGTATCACAAAGTTTGTGTGGTATGCTTTATTATAAAGGCTTGGGGTGAGAATTTCTGTAGTGTTGTTTTGTGTGTCTGTCTTTGGTGAATTATGGAACATGGAGCGATAGAATGATGAATGTGGAGTTTGATATGTGTTTATGCTTCTCTTTTCAGTGAGGAACTGACCCGCCTTTGGAATTTGTGTCCTGATAACATGGAAGCTTGTAAATCTGAGAGCAGGTAGGTAAAAAGTGATATGTCATTGTCTAAAGTTAACTTTCAGCACTGTAATTACACACAAAATTACAATTATTACCAAATTGGCATAAGGAAAGTACGTAAGATGATCTTATATGGTATGCCATTTCACTGTGTGTCTTGAGAGAAGTTGGTGGTGTGAATTTTTGTCTTGAAATCTCCTAACGGTTTTCTTCACTAATGTTTATGctgtcagtaattttcattGCATAGTAAAGTAAAACCTAAGCTAAAAAACAGATGGAAACTGCCGTTTTGTAGAGTGTGATTGTATAATTAATTACCTTATATAATAAAGGAAGATTGCCAAGTCTGGCTCTAATGAAGG of the Nyctibius grandis isolate bNycGra1 chromosome 3, bNycGra1.pri, whole genome shotgun sequence genome contains:
- the THOC1 gene encoding THO complex subunit 1 isoform X1 → MASSARAAERRSVARMSPPLFSLPEARLRFTTSTREALNNKSIKPLMNAFNQVPGSENEKKCTLDQAFRVIVEEEIINKAPCENLLAIISLAISGVTEGICTASTPFVLLGDVLDCLPLDQCDKIFTFVEKNVATWKSNTFYSAGKNYLLRMCNDLLRRLSKSQNTVFCGRIQLFLARLFPLSEKSGLNLQSQFNLENVTVFNTNEHESTLGQKHTEEREEGMDVEEGEMGDDEAPTSCSIPIDYNLYRKFWSLQDYFRNPVQCYEKVSWKTFLKYSEEVLAVFKSYKLDDTQASRKKLEELKTGGEHVYFAKFLTSEKLMDLQLSDSNFRRHILLQYLILFQYLKGQVKFKSSNYVLTDEQSLWIEDTTKAVYQLLSENPPDGERFSKMVEHILNTEENWNSWKNEGCPSFVKERPADSKPMRPARKRPAPEDFLGKGPNKKILMGNEELTRLWNLCPDNMEACKSESREYMPTLEEFFEEAIEQADPENMVENKYKAVNNSNYGWRALRLLARRSPHFFQPTNQQFKSLPEYLENMVIKLAKELPPPSEEIKTGEDEDEEDNDALLKENNESPEVQRDKAMTAEQMESFANRLGEQWKALAPYLEMKDSDIRQIESDSEDMKMRAKQLLVAWQDQEGAHATPENLITALNKAGLSDLAESLTNDTESSS
- the THOC1 gene encoding THO complex subunit 1 isoform X2, translated to MASSARAAERRSVARMSPPLFSLPEARLRFTTSTREALNNKSIKPLMNAFNQVPGSENEKKCTLDQAFRVIVEEEIINKAPCENLLAIISLAISGVTEGICTASTPFVLLGDVLDCLPLDQCDKIFTFVEKNVATWKSNTFYSAGKNYLLRMCNGLNLQSQFNLENVTVFNTNEHESTLGQKHTEEREEGMDVEEGEMGDDEAPTSCSIPIDYNLYRKFWSLQDYFRNPVQCYEKVSWKTFLKYSEEVLAVFKSYKLDDTQASRKKLEELKTGGEHVYFAKFLTSEKLMDLQLSDSNFRRHILLQYLILFQYLKGQVKFKSSNYVLTDEQSLWIEDTTKAVYQLLSENPPDGERFSKMVEHILNTEENWNSWKNEGCPSFVKERPADSKPMRPARKRPAPEDFLGKGPNKKILMGNEELTRLWNLCPDNMEACKSESREYMPTLEEFFEEAIEQADPENMVENKYKAVNNSNYGWRALRLLARRSPHFFQPTNQQFKSLPEYLENMVIKLAKELPPPSEEIKTGEDEDEEDNDALLKENNESPEVQRDKAMTAEQMESFANRLGEQWKALAPYLEMKDSDIRQIESDSEDMKMRAKQLLVAWQDQEGAHATPENLITALNKAGLSDLAESLTNDTESSS